The following are encoded together in the Candidatus Hydrogenedens sp. genome:
- a CDS encoding class II aldolase/adducin family protein, translating to MSEQILEQLVSMSHFLGQPEHHFAILGEGNTSARLDDSHFYIKASGTTLQTIRSSDFLCVRMEPVLSLLDNLSATDEDVLQTLQSSKTNVEDKRMPSVETILHAVLYQYPQYMFIGHTHPIFVNSILCSQKAEEYIQGRTCPDHIVVVGSKSVYIPYVDPGLTLARVVRDKVQEFVATEGFLPKAIFMENHGLIAMGPTPSKVQAITLMAEKCAQIVVGSAFCGGPKFLSDSAVRRIDTRPDEHYRQKLL from the coding sequence ATGTCAGAACAAATCTTAGAACAACTGGTAAGTATGAGTCATTTTTTAGGACAGCCTGAGCATCATTTTGCGATATTAGGTGAGGGCAATACTTCGGCGAGGCTTGATGATTCTCATTTTTATATAAAGGCGTCTGGCACGACATTACAGACGATACGTAGTAGTGATTTTCTTTGCGTCCGCATGGAGCCTGTATTGTCTCTGCTTGATAATCTATCTGCGACGGATGAGGATGTGCTACAAACATTGCAATCGTCAAAAACGAATGTAGAGGATAAACGGATGCCATCGGTGGAGACGATATTGCATGCGGTTTTGTATCAATATCCGCAATATATGTTTATTGGGCATACGCATCCTATTTTTGTTAATTCTATTTTATGTTCGCAGAAAGCGGAGGAGTATATTCAAGGGCGGACATGTCCTGACCATATTGTCGTGGTAGGTAGTAAATCGGTGTATATTCCGTATGTTGACCCTGGACTTACATTAGCCCGCGTTGTTCGTGATAAGGTTCAGGAGTTTGTAGCGACAGAAGGATTTTTACCCAAGGCTATTTTTATGGAGAATCATGGACTAATTGCTATGGGACCGACACCGAGTAAGGTTCAGGCGATAACGCTCATGGCTGAGAAATGTGCTCAGATTGTTGTTGGCTCTGCGTTTTGCGGTGGACCTAAATTTTTGAGTGATTCTGCAGTTCGTCGAATTGACACGCGACCAGATGAACATTACCGTCAGAAATTACTTTGA
- a CDS encoding alcohol dehydrogenase catalytic domain-containing protein gives MSDKLQKFRNVEHAIPEQYYAWQVFGSGLENIGKNGKPVLLPLREPNDNEILLRIDALGICLSDIKIVNLGGNHPRLRGRNLAEEPIVLGHECAVTVVKAGSQWAKAFKKGDRFIVQADIYYKGVGYAFGYLIPGGMQQYTYLDEKALAGDDGCYLLPVKPTTGYSASALAEPWACVEMSYRLEDRIYPDTDSPWYITANPDPHILNIFPKSKIFAPNQFPAEGETSKDIIIQISDISAGKQMEAWLKYLAPHGTMYVLGSADDVSNEYISVDVGSVHYEYKRIIGGGRTLDEIKEKNMRSDLMPDGIALFIGAGGPMGQMHVQRALEKTDGPRKVVVTDLDAGRLEHLRVRSAELLKKRHVELITVCTKDFADTTSLNKHLESLAPKGYTDVVLLAPVPALVTQAVDFSAPCGFVNLFAGLGIGTIANVSLKKICEGVKIIGCSGSRISDLSHVLQSVEEGSRDTNRSVAVIGGLFSAHEGLKAVKEARFPGKVVIYPQILDLPLIPLEKIPEILPEVGQYLSKDGTWTQQAEEKLLERYLPWND, from the coding sequence ATGAGCGACAAATTACAGAAATTTCGTAATGTAGAACATGCTATTCCAGAGCAATACTATGCATGGCAGGTGTTTGGTTCCGGGTTGGAAAATATAGGTAAGAATGGCAAGCCTGTTTTATTACCACTTCGCGAGCCGAATGATAACGAAATTTTATTGCGGATTGATGCATTAGGGATATGTCTATCAGACATTAAGATTGTTAATTTGGGCGGTAATCATCCGCGTCTTCGTGGTAGGAATTTAGCGGAAGAGCCTATTGTATTGGGGCATGAATGTGCGGTTACGGTAGTAAAAGCAGGGTCGCAGTGGGCGAAGGCATTTAAGAAGGGAGACCGTTTCATTGTTCAGGCAGATATTTATTATAAAGGTGTTGGATATGCTTTTGGATATTTAATTCCGGGCGGTATGCAACAATATACTTATTTAGATGAAAAAGCGTTGGCAGGGGATGATGGTTGCTATCTATTGCCTGTAAAACCAACTACGGGGTACAGTGCTTCTGCGTTGGCAGAGCCGTGGGCATGTGTGGAAATGTCGTATCGTTTAGAGGACCGTATCTATCCTGACACAGATAGCCCGTGGTATATAACAGCGAATCCTGACCCACACATATTAAACATTTTCCCGAAGTCAAAAATATTTGCTCCGAATCAATTCCCTGCGGAAGGGGAAACATCTAAAGATATTATCATACAAATATCTGATATATCTGCTGGTAAACAGATGGAGGCATGGTTGAAATATTTAGCACCTCATGGGACAATGTATGTGTTAGGTTCCGCAGATGACGTATCAAATGAGTATATCTCTGTGGATGTGGGTTCGGTTCATTATGAATATAAGCGAATTATAGGAGGTGGGCGAACATTAGATGAGATAAAAGAAAAGAATATGCGGTCTGACCTAATGCCGGATGGAATTGCTCTATTTATTGGGGCTGGTGGACCGATGGGGCAGATGCATGTTCAACGGGCATTGGAAAAGACGGATGGGCCACGGAAAGTAGTGGTTACAGATTTAGATGCAGGTAGATTGGAACATTTGCGTGTAAGGTCGGCGGAATTATTAAAGAAAAGACATGTTGAATTGATTACCGTTTGCACCAAAGATTTTGCTGATACTACCTCTTTAAACAAACATCTTGAATCGTTAGCTCCGAAGGGTTATACTGATGTTGTATTATTAGCACCAGTGCCTGCATTGGTAACGCAGGCGGTTGATTTTTCTGCTCCGTGTGGATTTGTAAATCTTTTTGCAGGATTGGGAATAGGCACCATAGCGAATGTGTCATTGAAAAAGATTTGTGAGGGCGTAAAAATTATTGGTTGCAGTGGGAGCAGGATTTCAGATTTAAGCCATGTATTGCAATCTGTAGAAGAAGGTTCTCGGGATACAAATCGGAGTGTTGCTGTGATTGGCGGTCTTTTTTCCGCTCATGAAGGGCTAAAAGCGGTGAAAGAAGCACGCTTCCCTGGCAAAGTGGTTATTTATCCGCAGATACTTGATTTGCCATTAATACCTCTGGAAAAAATACCAGAGATATTACCCGAAGTGGGTCAATATCTTTCAAAAGATGGAACGTGGACACAACAAGCAGAAGAAAAATTATTGGAGAGGTATTTGCCATGGAACGATTAA
- the srlD gene encoding sorbitol-6-phosphate dehydrogenase, protein MERLKGRKAIVTGSAQGLGEAILKRLAQEGADAVGWDINIEKMSETAKRIAEDTGRNIFAEKVDITNAEMVRNAVDKAVEQLGGLDIMVCNAGILISGDSISFDISAWRKVIDIDLVGYFICAREAIRVMLPNKYGTVIQINSKSGKKGSFKNSAYAGAKFGGIGVTQSLALEFAEHGIRVNAICPGNLLDSPLWTESLFKQYAKNQGISEEEVRKKYIDQVPMKRPCRYEDVCNVVVFLASDEASYMTGQAINVTGGQEMR, encoded by the coding sequence ATGGAACGATTAAAAGGTAGAAAAGCAATTGTTACTGGTTCAGCTCAAGGCTTAGGAGAAGCTATATTAAAACGGCTCGCACAGGAAGGTGCAGATGCGGTAGGCTGGGATATTAACATTGAAAAAATGTCGGAAACCGCAAAACGGATAGCAGAAGACACAGGTCGGAACATCTTCGCAGAGAAGGTAGATATTACCAATGCGGAAATGGTCAGAAATGCAGTAGATAAAGCAGTTGAACAGCTTGGCGGTCTGGACATAATGGTATGCAACGCTGGGATACTTATCTCGGGAGATTCTATTAGTTTTGATATTTCTGCATGGCGGAAGGTTATTGATATTGACCTGGTCGGATATTTCATCTGTGCTCGTGAAGCCATACGTGTGATGTTGCCCAATAAATACGGAACGGTAATACAAATAAACTCCAAATCTGGCAAGAAAGGAAGTTTTAAAAATTCTGCTTATGCTGGAGCCAAATTCGGAGGGATTGGGGTAACACAAAGTCTGGCTCTGGAATTTGCAGAGCATGGGATTCGTGTCAATGCGATTTGTCCTGGAAATTTATTGGACTCCCCATTATGGACGGAAAGCCTTTTCAAACAATATGCGAAAAATCAAGGCATTTCTGAAGAAGAAGTACGGAAAAAGTATATTGACCAGGTTCCGATGAAACGTCCCTGTCGATATGAAGATGTGTGCAATGTCGTTGTCTTTTTAGCCAGTGACGAAGCAAGTTATATGACAGGACAGGCAATTAATGTTACTGGCGGACAAGAGATGCGGTAG
- a CDS encoding GNAT family N-acetyltransferase produces the protein MQEDKILLTTWYLELFNVPEREPRNINIDGFHIEKIEKPPIHFYRYLYDTIGSPWTWWERKLQSDEQVLEDIHHPKVELYVPYIHYLPIGMVELDFREFPEVQLAYFGIFPEYYGRGIGIYLLDWSSRLVFERGAKRYWLHTCSLDSPNALPVYQKAGFTIYKTIEEYAEHPDEQVRRLKQNNCKSTN, from the coding sequence GTGCAAGAAGACAAAATTTTACTAACGACATGGTATCTGGAACTTTTTAATGTGCCGGAGAGAGAGCCGAGAAACATTAATATTGATGGGTTTCATATAGAAAAGATTGAAAAGCCGCCGATTCACTTTTACCGTTATTTATATGATACTATCGGTTCGCCATGGACATGGTGGGAACGGAAATTACAATCTGATGAGCAGGTTCTTGAGGATATTCATCATCCGAAGGTGGAGTTATATGTGCCTTATATTCACTATTTACCGATAGGCATGGTGGAGTTGGATTTTAGAGAGTTCCCAGAAGTTCAATTAGCCTATTTTGGTATTTTCCCAGAATATTATGGAAGAGGCATTGGGATATATTTATTGGACTGGAGTTCACGACTTGTTTTTGAACGAGGAGCGAAGAGGTATTGGCTTCATACATGTTCATTAGATAGTCCGAACGCATTGCCTGTATATCAAAAAGCAGGTTTTACGATTTACAAGACCATAGAAGAATATGCAGAGCATCCTGATGAACAAGTAAGGCGATTGAAACAGAATAATTGCAAAAGTACCAATTAG
- the amt gene encoding ammonium transporter, giving the protein MRSIKGNYVLLIIVFFLFVIINNRSFAEEQVNNTLDPKVVLDTLWVLITAFLVFWMNAGFACVEAGFCRAKNAVNILTKNFIVFGITLVCFWAVGFALMFGDGNPIIGLTGFFLSGSDNSPSIGDVYQGVYSSLNWTGVPLEAKFFFQVVFAGTSATIVSGAVAERIRFSAFLLFSVVISSIIYPIAGHWIWGGGWLSSFLGVGFKDFAGSTVVHSIGGWSALVGAWLLGPRLGKYGKKGEITPIPGHNLSLATLGALILWLGWFGFNPGSTMEANPAKIAHVALTTAMAASTGIVISCLYAWIRLGKPDLTMIINGSLAGLVAITAPCDGVSVFGSLIIGAIAGIIVVESVLFFDRIKVDDPVGAISVHLVNGIWGTLAVGLFDVEKGLLYGNGGKSLLVQLVGIIAVGIFVLCVSSIAWLIIRALIGLRVDANEEYLGLDQSEMGLEAYPEERAIPEYILAKDA; this is encoded by the coding sequence ATGCGAAGTATTAAAGGAAATTATGTTTTATTAATTATCGTATTCTTTTTATTTGTCATTATCAACAATCGTAGTTTCGCAGAAGAGCAAGTAAATAACACATTAGACCCCAAGGTAGTTTTAGATACGTTATGGGTTTTAATTACTGCTTTCTTAGTCTTCTGGATGAATGCAGGTTTTGCGTGTGTAGAGGCGGGTTTTTGCAGAGCAAAGAATGCAGTAAATATATTGACGAAGAATTTTATTGTTTTTGGAATAACATTGGTGTGCTTTTGGGCAGTAGGTTTTGCATTGATGTTTGGAGATGGAAATCCAATAATAGGATTAACAGGCTTCTTTCTATCAGGTTCAGATAATAGCCCATCCATCGGCGACGTATATCAAGGGGTATACAGTTCTTTAAATTGGACTGGCGTTCCATTAGAAGCCAAATTTTTCTTTCAAGTCGTTTTTGCAGGAACATCAGCCACCATTGTTTCAGGTGCGGTAGCAGAGAGAATACGATTTTCTGCCTTCCTATTGTTCTCTGTGGTAATATCATCTATTATCTATCCGATAGCAGGTCACTGGATATGGGGTGGTGGTTGGCTTAGTTCCTTTTTAGGTGTCGGGTTTAAAGACTTTGCTGGGTCGACAGTGGTTCATTCTATTGGTGGCTGGTCAGCATTGGTAGGGGCATGGTTATTGGGACCTCGTTTAGGTAAGTATGGGAAGAAAGGTGAGATTACGCCTATCCCTGGGCATAATCTATCGTTAGCGACATTAGGAGCATTAATTTTATGGTTAGGTTGGTTTGGCTTCAATCCTGGGAGCACCATGGAGGCAAATCCCGCTAAAATTGCTCATGTCGCATTAACCACTGCGATGGCAGCAAGCACAGGTATTGTTATTTCCTGTTTATATGCATGGATTCGATTAGGAAAACCAGATTTAACCATGATTATAAACGGTTCACTTGCAGGTTTAGTGGCTATTACCGCTCCTTGCGATGGGGTCAGCGTCTTTGGAAGCCTAATTATAGGTGCTATTGCAGGAATTATTGTCGTTGAAAGTGTATTATTTTTTGACCGCATAAAAGTTGATGACCCCGTTGGAGCGATTTCTGTTCACCTCGTTAATGGAATTTGGGGAACATTAGCAGTCGGTTTGTTCGATGTAGAGAAAGGACTACTTTATGGAAACGGTGGAAAATCGCTTTTAGTACAACTTGTGGGTATTATAGCGGTCGGGATTTTCGTATTATGTGTTTCCTCAATCGCATGGCTAATTATTCGAGCACTCATAGGTTTGCGAGTCGATGCAAATGAAGAATATTTAGGTTTAGACCAGAGCGAAATGGGACTTGAAGCATATCCAGAGGAGAGAGCCATCCCCGAATATATTTTAGCAAAAGATGCCTAA
- a CDS encoding cation:proton antiporter, with protein MDVTLLLYLSILFGTALFIALLFRAIRFPSIIGFVLAGITLGPSGLKLFDETWVPYFIDWGAVFLFFIVGLELSHTLHLKSMWTSLKSGGAQIVLSLIAFVVLCGLLINVDSKLEILTLGFIMSLSSTAVVLRYLQDRAELETPYGIMTTSILILQDIATIGFLIFVSFSIFIPSSQEGWNGKLLGLGLGLVAILVLIPSRNLMPYIVTFVANRGGLDLLTLFALFCAIIGAFVANYLGWSAGLGACLVGLLLGQSDEKHQLVAEVRPFQDVIYALFFISMGMIFPLEWVISHYILVVVMTLGILGIRFVLNYSALKLAGITPRLAILVSMQLLPLSEFSFIICREFSKGEYISPDVFNGVTTFTVITMIMGSILLLYIEPINQKLIQLFTNKNQEPQPEQTNQSKLIGPHVVIIGFGLTGQNLAKVLKSTGIPFVVIEMNKELANKAKEMEPTKLIIGDATQQIILNQAELETAQAVVVAVNDPVACRKIVGQIASRLPHLYILVRTRFVREIDLLKRLGAKQVIPEDFETSIEVIAHILKRCGVPDNIVEAETIAIRIDGYAMLRGKASSRVGVEEMIRILERTTTQTYYLASNSFAVGKTLAQIDLRRRTGCSIIAVVRAGVPTPGPAGDFVLSANDVLVLVGAHAQIESARNLLGQEKLEENE; from the coding sequence ATGGATGTGACGTTACTTTTATATCTAAGTATTTTATTCGGAACAGCATTATTTATTGCTTTACTGTTTCGTGCAATTCGGTTTCCTTCCATTATAGGATTTGTGCTCGCAGGTATTACTTTAGGTCCATCAGGATTAAAACTTTTTGATGAAACCTGGGTCCCTTATTTTATTGATTGGGGGGCTGTCTTTCTTTTCTTTATTGTCGGACTTGAATTAAGCCATACTTTACATCTAAAGTCCATGTGGACGTCTCTTAAATCGGGTGGGGCACAAATAGTATTATCTCTTATAGCCTTCGTTGTCCTTTGCGGACTATTAATAAACGTCGATAGTAAATTAGAAATCTTGACTTTGGGTTTTATCATGTCCCTTAGCAGTACCGCAGTTGTTTTGAGATACCTTCAAGACCGTGCTGAATTAGAAACCCCTTATGGAATAATGACCACAAGTATATTAATTCTCCAGGACATTGCAACAATAGGCTTTCTTATCTTTGTTTCTTTCTCCATTTTTATACCTAGCTCACAGGAAGGATGGAATGGAAAATTATTAGGGCTCGGTTTGGGACTGGTAGCTATTTTAGTTTTAATACCAAGCCGAAATTTAATGCCGTATATCGTAACATTTGTTGCGAACCGTGGCGGATTAGATTTATTAACCTTATTTGCTTTGTTTTGTGCAATTATAGGGGCATTTGTCGCTAATTATTTAGGCTGGTCAGCAGGCTTAGGGGCTTGTCTTGTAGGACTGCTACTTGGTCAATCCGATGAGAAACATCAACTCGTTGCCGAAGTTCGACCATTCCAGGATGTTATTTACGCATTATTCTTCATCTCTATGGGCATGATTTTTCCGCTGGAATGGGTCATATCTCATTATATTCTGGTTGTTGTTATGACCTTGGGAATTTTAGGGATTCGGTTCGTCTTAAATTATTCAGCCCTAAAATTAGCGGGGATAACTCCACGTCTTGCGATTCTTGTCTCAATGCAACTATTGCCATTGAGCGAATTTAGTTTTATTATCTGTCGTGAATTTTCAAAAGGAGAATATATATCACCGGATGTGTTCAATGGCGTAACCACATTCACCGTGATAACAATGATAATGGGCAGTATTTTACTTCTCTATATTGAGCCTATTAATCAAAAGCTTATCCAGTTATTTACAAACAAAAATCAGGAGCCACAACCTGAGCAAACAAACCAGAGCAAACTTATAGGTCCTCATGTAGTTATTATCGGGTTCGGACTAACAGGTCAAAATCTTGCGAAGGTATTAAAATCAACAGGTATCCCATTTGTTGTTATAGAAATGAATAAGGAGCTTGCTAATAAAGCCAAAGAGATGGAGCCGACAAAATTAATTATTGGCGATGCAACTCAACAAATCATCCTAAATCAAGCAGAACTTGAAACCGCTCAGGCTGTGGTAGTTGCTGTGAACGACCCAGTGGCGTGTAGAAAAATTGTAGGGCAAATTGCATCCCGACTACCGCATCTTTACATTCTGGTTCGAACCCGTTTTGTACGTGAAATAGATTTACTGAAACGATTAGGAGCAAAACAAGTTATCCCAGAAGACTTCGAGACATCTATTGAAGTAATAGCCCATATCTTAAAGAGGTGTGGTGTGCCAGATAATATTGTGGAAGCTGAAACAATAGCAATTCGCATCGATGGCTATGCAATGCTTCGTGGAAAGGCAAGCTCACGTGTCGGTGTTGAAGAGATGATACGAATATTAGAACGGACAACAACACAAACCTACTATTTAGCCAGTAACAGTTTCGCTGTCGGCAAAACTCTCGCACAAATTGATTTAAGACGACGTACTGGATGTTCCATCATAGCGGTAGTTCGGGCTGGAGTTCCAACACCAGGACCTGCAGGCGACTTTGTCCTATCCGCAAATGATGTGTTAGTCCTTGTCGGTGCCCATGCCCAGATAGAATCCGCCCGAAACCTTTTGGGACAAGAAAAATTAGAAGAGAACGAATAA